A stretch of Mycobacterium sp. ITM-2016-00316 DNA encodes these proteins:
- a CDS encoding acetyltransferase, with the protein MPFANLLPARDSVANPSPGRDRAIDVARLSALVTVMFGHCALLLATVNENGLRIGNILGELPHLSPITWVVQVMPLFFFAGGAAGAYGWHPDGSAAGKAWGSWLVSRTQRLCRPVFWYLAFWTVALLVARLTLGAESADRLGRECVALLWFLGVYLVVIAFVPALTRLRSPGAFGAVIASLVVAAALIDQVRFAVGSAEAGVLNFVIVWLIPVVIGVGYARRLIRPRMALLTAAVALATQVLLVVYGPYEVALVTNGSTEGVSNVSPPTVLLAVHCIWMTGLFVAIAGIVERLAERPRVWYVVAVGNGGAMTLYLWHIPAIAVAAFSLNAFGLDAWDVHAPNFWALLALRAAVFAVVMLATFLLLSPLEHRRLPWWDDAVGATGVRSTVAGVLVCLAGVAMLLVAKNGLAGADGWVPLACFLVAVLAARACAGVRGSVSEVR; encoded by the coding sequence ATGCCGTTCGCCAACCTGCTTCCCGCGCGCGACAGCGTCGCGAACCCCTCGCCCGGCCGCGACCGCGCCATCGACGTGGCGCGGCTGTCGGCCCTGGTGACTGTCATGTTCGGGCACTGCGCCCTACTGCTGGCCACCGTCAACGAGAACGGCCTGCGCATCGGGAACATCCTCGGTGAACTGCCGCACCTGTCGCCGATCACCTGGGTGGTGCAGGTCATGCCGCTGTTCTTCTTCGCCGGTGGTGCCGCCGGCGCCTACGGCTGGCACCCCGACGGGTCGGCGGCAGGCAAGGCCTGGGGCAGCTGGCTGGTCAGCCGGACCCAACGGTTGTGCCGGCCGGTGTTCTGGTACCTGGCGTTCTGGACGGTGGCGCTGCTGGTGGCCCGGCTGACCCTTGGTGCGGAGTCCGCCGACCGGCTCGGCCGCGAATGTGTGGCTCTGCTCTGGTTCCTCGGCGTCTACCTGGTGGTCATCGCCTTCGTCCCGGCCCTGACCCGGCTGCGCAGCCCGGGTGCGTTCGGCGCGGTGATCGCCTCGCTGGTGGTCGCGGCCGCGCTGATCGACCAGGTGCGCTTCGCGGTCGGCTCCGCCGAGGCCGGGGTGCTGAACTTCGTCATCGTGTGGCTCATTCCGGTCGTCATCGGCGTCGGCTACGCCCGCCGCCTGATCCGGCCGCGGATGGCGCTGCTCACCGCCGCTGTGGCGCTGGCGACGCAGGTGCTGCTCGTCGTCTACGGGCCCTATGAGGTCGCACTGGTCACCAACGGCAGCACCGAAGGGGTGTCGAATGTGTCCCCGCCGACGGTGCTGCTCGCGGTGCATTGCATCTGGATGACGGGCCTGTTCGTGGCCATCGCCGGGATCGTCGAGCGGCTCGCCGAACGCCCGCGGGTCTGGTACGTCGTGGCCGTCGGCAACGGGGGAGCGATGACGCTCTACCTCTGGCACATCCCGGCCATCGCGGTCGCCGCGTTCAGCCTCAACGCATTCGGTCTGGACGCCTGGGATGTGCACGCCCCCAACTTCTGGGCACTGCTCGCCCTGCGCGCCGCGGTGTTCGCAGTCGTGATGCTCGCGACGTTCCTGCTGCTGTCCCCGCTGGAACACCGCAGGCTGCCGTGGTGGGATGACGCGGTCGGCGCCACCGGCGTCCGCTCGACGGTGGCCGGCGTGCTGGTGTGTCTGGCCGGGGTGGCGATGCTGCTGGTCGCCAAGAACGGTCTGGCCGGCGCCGACGGCTGGGTGCCGCTGGCCTGCTTCCTGGTCGCGGTGCTGGCGGCGCGCGCATGTGCGGGCGTCAGGGGAAGTGTCAGCGAGGTTCGGTAG
- a CDS encoding sensor domain-containing protein: MAKRALAVFLVLAVAGCTRPVDTPQARPAPQVGPISPSQVGDLLSPEIFNKDGNLFATVEPERCAGVAREVDPPFIVEHAPEARDGGHWSTDVGGVEAVVEEMVAVMPSDFSARDALTAARGTIEACRDAAVTVTTMYGRTYTFRVADAAPDAPEGAVLWSLRAAEWNCDNLFVAAHNAAIEMTSCGAAGGIDVTTAAEDALKRIEALVDNKA, encoded by the coding sequence ATGGCGAAGAGGGCGCTGGCGGTATTCCTGGTGCTGGCCGTCGCGGGGTGCACCCGGCCGGTGGACACCCCGCAGGCCCGACCGGCACCCCAGGTCGGGCCGATCTCCCCGTCACAGGTCGGCGACCTGCTCAGTCCGGAGATCTTCAACAAGGACGGCAACCTGTTCGCCACCGTCGAACCGGAACGCTGCGCCGGGGTGGCCCGCGAGGTCGATCCGCCGTTCATCGTCGAGCACGCCCCCGAAGCGCGAGATGGCGGGCACTGGTCGACCGATGTCGGCGGGGTCGAGGCCGTGGTCGAGGAGATGGTGGCGGTCATGCCGTCGGACTTCTCGGCGCGCGACGCGCTGACCGCGGCGCGCGGCACCATCGAGGCCTGTCGCGACGCCGCGGTCACCGTCACCACGATGTACGGCCGCACCTATACGTTCCGGGTGGCCGACGCGGCGCCGGACGCGCCCGAGGGCGCGGTGCTGTGGTCGCTGCGGGCCGCCGAGTGGAACTGCGACAACCTGTTCGTCGCCGCCCACAACGCCGCCATCGAGATGACCAGTTGCGGTGCCGCCGGCGGAATCGACGTCACCACCGCCGCCGAGGACGCACTCAAGCGCATCGAGGCGCTCGTCGACAACAAAGCGTGA
- a CDS encoding MFS transporter, translated as MSIAPLEPQSTHGPRRAWAAVAVLAVVGTLNYVDRFLPGVLAEPIKQDLALSDTAIGVINGFGFLIVYAVLGIVIARVADRGMFGAVIAGCLTLWGSMTMLGGAVQSGFQLALTRVGVAVGEAGSTPAAHAYVARNFVPERRSAPLAVITMSIPLASAASLLGGGLLAESLGWRMAFVVMGGISVLLAPLVLWVVGSRQTLPTPPPRERAAAVNWWDLLRKPSFLAMVAGTALVSAAGYSLTTFAPAFLMRTRGMSLGEVGISYGLATGLLGILGLLIVGRIADRLASRDPRWLLWIVVILIAVLLPASALAFVVESQLACVWLLALGYVIGTAYLAPSIAAIQRLVLPEQRATASAIFLFFNATLGSVGPFLTGVISDSLTAELGPQALGRALLILVPTMQFVAIGCYALAAQRYRRDIIEEP; from the coding sequence ATGTCGATCGCCCCGCTCGAACCCCAGTCCACGCACGGCCCGCGCCGCGCGTGGGCCGCCGTCGCGGTGCTCGCCGTCGTCGGCACGCTCAACTACGTCGACCGTTTCCTGCCGGGCGTGCTGGCCGAACCGATCAAGCAGGATCTGGCGTTGTCGGACACCGCAATCGGTGTCATCAACGGGTTCGGCTTTCTCATCGTGTACGCCGTGCTGGGCATCGTGATCGCCCGCGTCGCCGACCGCGGCATGTTCGGCGCGGTCATCGCCGGCTGTCTGACGCTGTGGGGCTCGATGACCATGCTCGGCGGCGCGGTCCAGTCCGGCTTCCAGCTCGCCCTGACCCGGGTCGGGGTGGCCGTCGGCGAGGCGGGCAGCACGCCCGCCGCGCACGCCTACGTGGCGCGCAACTTCGTCCCGGAGCGGCGGTCGGCGCCGCTGGCGGTCATCACCATGTCCATCCCGCTCGCCAGCGCCGCCAGCCTGCTCGGCGGCGGCCTGCTCGCCGAGAGCCTGGGCTGGCGGATGGCTTTCGTGGTGATGGGCGGGATCAGTGTGCTGCTGGCGCCCCTGGTGCTGTGGGTGGTGGGCAGCCGCCAAACCCTGCCCACCCCACCCCCGCGGGAGCGTGCCGCGGCGGTGAACTGGTGGGACCTGCTGCGCAAGCCCAGCTTCCTGGCCATGGTGGCCGGCACCGCGCTGGTCTCGGCGGCCGGGTACTCGCTGACCACCTTCGCCCCCGCATTCCTGATGCGCACCCGGGGAATGTCACTGGGCGAGGTCGGCATCTCCTACGGTCTGGCCACCGGGCTGCTCGGAATTCTGGGGCTGCTGATCGTCGGCCGTATCGCCGACCGGCTGGCATCCCGCGATCCGCGTTGGCTGCTCTGGATCGTGGTGATCCTGATCGCGGTCCTGCTGCCGGCGTCGGCGCTGGCATTCGTGGTCGAGAGCCAGTTGGCGTGCGTCTGGCTGCTGGCGCTGGGGTACGTCATCGGCACCGCCTATCTGGCACCGTCGATCGCGGCGATCCAACGGCTGGTGCTGCCCGAACAACGCGCGACGGCATCGGCCATCTTCCTGTTCTTCAATGCGACGCTGGGCTCGGTGGGACCGTTCCTGACCGGCGTGATCAGCGATTCGCTGACCGCCGAGCTGGGCCCGCAGGCGCTCGGTCGCGCGCTGCTGATCCTGGTGCCGACCATGCAGTTCGTCGCGATCGGCTGCTACGCGCTGGCCGCGCAGCGGTATCGCCGCGACATCATCGAGGAGCCCTGA
- a CDS encoding DUF4267 domain-containing protein: MSIDRAALAAGSIRLASGVSFLVDPIKANRLWGSPDTPDPTAQLLLRSMGYRDALIGGLLLAAGLRGKNTRGWFLASGGADAADLLGGVGVHSEMPRSQRIIGLGGAVLGIGVGLWGATRRPAETRELVAPSAR, encoded by the coding sequence ATGTCGATCGACCGGGCGGCGCTGGCCGCGGGCAGCATCCGATTGGCCTCGGGAGTGTCGTTTCTCGTGGACCCGATCAAAGCCAATCGATTGTGGGGTTCGCCCGATACGCCCGACCCGACCGCGCAGCTGCTGCTGCGCTCGATGGGATACCGCGACGCCCTGATCGGCGGCCTGCTGCTCGCCGCGGGACTGCGCGGAAAGAACACCCGCGGCTGGTTTTTGGCCTCCGGCGGGGCAGACGCCGCGGATCTGCTGGGCGGTGTCGGTGTGCACAGTGAGATGCCACGGTCCCAGCGGATCATCGGGCTCGGCGGTGCGGTGCTCGGGATCGGGGTGGGGTTGTGGGGTGCGACCCGACGACCCGCCGAGACACGCGAATTGGTCGCTCCGTCCGCCCGCTGA
- the aceA gene encoding isocitrate lyase ICL2 yields the protein MAKRAAGTASGEQDFEQDVAATQAYFDSPRFEGITRLYSARQVAEQRGTIPSDYPVAREAATAFFPRLRELFGQKKSITTFGPYSPGQAVTMKRMGIEGIYLGGWATSAKGSINEDPGPDLASYPLSQVPDEAAGLVRALLTADRNQQYLRLKMTPEQRASTPAVDYRPFIIADADTGHGGDPHVRNLIRRFVESGVPGYHIEDQRPGTKKCGHQGGKVLVPSDEQIKRLNTARFQLDIMRVPGIIVARTDAEAANLIDGRADERDQPFLLGATNLKIPPYKSCFLAMTRHFHTLGVNELNGHLLYALPDGEYAAAEAWLESQGILAAIATAVEAHKKDPGQSVDALFDGVESQFVEAWQNDAGLETYGDAVAELLEFREREGEKAELSAAEWRAFAAQASLYVARGKAKELGADVAWDPERVKTPEGYYQIRGGIPYAIAKSLAAAPFADILWMETKTADLADAREFAHAIHAVYPDKMLAYNLSPSFNWDTTGMSDDEMRAFPEEIGKLGFVFNFMTYGGHQIDGVAAEEFATALLQDGMLSLARLQRKMRLVESPYRTPQTLVGGPRSDAALAASSGRTATTKSMGKGSTQHQHLVQTEVPRKLLEEWLALWGEHYQIGETLRVQLRPRRAGSDVLELGIYGDGDDKLADVVVDPIKDRHGRNILTVRDQNTYAEKLRKKRLMDVIHLWLIHRFKPEIVYYVTPTEDNIYQTEKMKKHGIFSNVYQEVGEIIVADVNQQRIDELLAADRNALGKLIRKED from the coding sequence ATGGCCAAACGCGCAGCCGGCACCGCATCCGGAGAACAGGACTTCGAACAGGATGTGGCGGCCACCCAGGCATACTTCGACAGCCCGCGCTTCGAGGGCATCACCCGGCTCTACTCGGCCCGTCAGGTCGCTGAGCAGCGCGGCACCATCCCGTCGGACTATCCGGTGGCCCGCGAAGCCGCGACGGCCTTCTTCCCCCGGCTGCGCGAACTGTTCGGTCAGAAGAAGAGCATCACCACCTTCGGGCCGTACTCCCCCGGCCAGGCCGTGACGATGAAGCGGATGGGCATCGAGGGCATCTATCTGGGCGGCTGGGCCACCTCGGCCAAGGGCTCGATCAACGAGGACCCAGGACCCGATCTGGCCAGCTACCCACTGAGCCAGGTTCCCGATGAGGCGGCCGGCCTGGTGCGCGCCCTGCTCACCGCCGACCGCAATCAGCAATACCTGCGGCTGAAGATGACCCCCGAGCAGCGTGCGAGCACCCCGGCGGTGGACTACCGGCCGTTCATCATCGCCGACGCCGACACCGGCCACGGTGGTGATCCACACGTGCGCAACCTGATTCGCCGTTTCGTCGAGTCGGGCGTGCCTGGTTACCACATCGAGGACCAGCGGCCCGGCACCAAGAAGTGCGGCCACCAGGGCGGCAAGGTGCTGGTGCCGTCGGACGAACAGATCAAGCGGCTCAACACCGCCCGGTTCCAGCTCGACATCATGCGGGTGCCCGGCATCATCGTCGCCCGCACCGATGCCGAGGCGGCCAACCTGATCGACGGCCGGGCCGACGAGCGCGACCAGCCGTTCCTGCTGGGCGCCACCAATCTGAAGATCCCGCCGTACAAGTCGTGTTTCCTGGCGATGACCCGGCATTTCCACACGCTCGGGGTCAACGAACTCAACGGTCATCTGCTCTACGCGCTGCCCGACGGCGAGTACGCCGCGGCCGAGGCCTGGCTGGAGAGCCAGGGCATCCTCGCCGCGATCGCCACCGCCGTCGAGGCCCATAAGAAGGACCCTGGCCAGTCCGTCGACGCCTTGTTCGACGGGGTGGAATCGCAGTTCGTGGAGGCCTGGCAGAACGACGCCGGGCTGGAAACCTACGGTGACGCGGTCGCCGAGCTGCTGGAGTTCCGGGAGCGCGAGGGCGAGAAGGCGGAGCTGAGCGCGGCGGAGTGGCGTGCGTTCGCCGCGCAGGCCTCGCTGTATGTGGCGCGGGGCAAGGCCAAGGAACTGGGCGCCGACGTGGCGTGGGATCCGGAGCGGGTCAAAACCCCCGAGGGGTACTACCAGATCCGCGGCGGCATCCCGTACGCGATCGCCAAGTCGCTGGCGGCCGCACCCTTCGCCGACATCCTCTGGATGGAGACCAAGACCGCCGACCTGGCCGACGCCCGCGAATTCGCGCACGCCATCCACGCCGTCTACCCGGACAAGATGCTGGCCTACAACCTGTCACCGTCGTTCAACTGGGACACCACCGGCATGAGCGATGACGAGATGCGGGCCTTCCCGGAGGAGATCGGCAAGCTCGGGTTCGTCTTCAATTTCATGACCTACGGCGGGCACCAGATCGACGGTGTGGCGGCCGAGGAGTTCGCGACCGCATTGCTGCAGGACGGCATGCTGTCGCTGGCCCGGCTGCAGCGCAAGATGCGGCTGGTCGAATCCCCTTACCGCACACCGCAAACCCTGGTGGGCGGGCCGCGCAGCGATGCGGCGCTGGCCGCCTCCTCGGGTCGGACGGCGACCACCAAGTCGATGGGCAAGGGCTCCACCCAGCATCAGCACCTGGTGCAGACCGAGGTGCCGCGCAAGCTGCTGGAGGAATGGCTGGCGCTGTGGGGCGAGCACTACCAGATCGGTGAGACCCTGCGGGTGCAGCTGCGACCCCGCCGGGCCGGTTCCGATGTGCTCGAGCTGGGCATCTACGGCGACGGTGATGACAAGCTCGCCGATGTGGTGGTCGACCCGATCAAGGACCGGCACGGGCGCAACATCCTGACGGTGCGCGATCAGAACACCTACGCCGAGAAGCTGCGCAAGAAGCGCCTGATGGACGTGATCCACCTGTGGCTCATCCACCGGTTCAAGCCGGAGATCGTGTACTACGTGACGCCCACCGAGGACAACATCTATCAGACCGAGAAGATGAAAAAGCACGGCATCTTCAGCAATGTCTATCAGGAGGTCGGGGAGATCATCGTCGCCGACGTCAACCAGCAGCGCATCGACGAACTCCTGGCCGCCGACCGCAACGCGCTGGGCAAGCTCATCCGCAAGGAGGACTAG
- a CDS encoding esterase-like activity of phytase family protein — translation MTSNLGRVTAAAAVTALLAAACSPSTPEDNAGAPVPQTQRATSPIDFDLPDAERYHRLATYPVYLNRPAAEDPATETVAEISTVTPDGNTVIYTDAAAKRIGFADIRDPLKPAGLGTLSLAELGHADDQPTSVAAHGEFVLVVVDTTGGDFANPSGRVDIVRVADRARVHSIDLGGQPDSIAISPDGSFAAIAMENQRDEEFTPDGGEEGDLPQPPTGFLQLLTLTGAPTAWTARKVDFDVEQARAAGLDTPEDLEPEYVSINSRGQVALTLQENNGIAIIDGKTGTVSSIFTAGTQAVDGIDTAEDGAIDQSGAIEAAPREPDAIGWIGNDHVATANEGDWKGGTRGWSVFDAATGEVVWDAGNSVEQLAVRTGLHIEGRAESKGPEPEGLAIAEIDGRPTALVASERSNFVAAYDVSDPAAPVFRQILPTTPGPEGILAVPARNLLVVSSEADDAENRVRASVTIYGYGDAFAADGGKPAFPSIISGDLDGAPIGWGALGALAADPAAPERLFTATDIAYGPARILSVDLSKTPALIDSQLVVTEGGKPVSLDIEGIAARPDGFVLAVEGEEGTGNELINVATDGSIKDRIALRAEITAELGGQGLEGVAVDGDHVWVALQRELKSDPSGVARIGRYNPADKSWQWFGYQLDSTDAEGDWIGLSEIAVHDGALLVLERDKLNGPDARVKAIYRVQIPTEDGVSGTEVPKVLPKTLARDLLPDLQATRGFVQEKVEGFAVAGNGNLYVVTDNDGLEDANGETVFLDLGPAGEALRG, via the coding sequence ATGACGTCGAACCTGGGTCGCGTGACGGCAGCCGCCGCGGTCACCGCACTGCTCGCGGCCGCCTGCTCGCCGAGCACACCGGAGGACAACGCCGGTGCGCCCGTCCCGCAGACGCAGCGCGCGACCTCGCCGATCGACTTCGATCTGCCCGACGCCGAGCGGTACCACCGCCTGGCGACCTACCCGGTGTACCTGAACCGCCCGGCCGCGGAGGACCCCGCGACCGAGACCGTCGCCGAGATCTCGACGGTCACCCCGGACGGCAACACCGTGATCTACACCGATGCCGCGGCCAAGCGCATCGGGTTCGCCGACATCCGCGACCCGCTGAAACCTGCCGGGCTGGGCACACTTTCGCTGGCCGAGCTCGGGCACGCCGACGACCAGCCGACTTCGGTGGCCGCCCACGGCGAGTTCGTCCTGGTCGTCGTCGACACCACCGGTGGTGACTTTGCCAACCCCTCCGGCCGCGTCGACATCGTCCGCGTCGCCGACCGGGCCCGGGTACACAGCATCGACCTCGGCGGCCAGCCCGACTCGATCGCCATCAGCCCGGACGGCTCCTTCGCCGCCATCGCCATGGAGAACCAACGCGACGAGGAGTTCACCCCGGACGGAGGTGAGGAGGGCGACCTGCCCCAGCCGCCGACCGGGTTCCTGCAGCTGCTGACCCTGACCGGGGCGCCCACGGCCTGGACCGCACGCAAGGTCGATTTCGACGTCGAGCAGGCCCGCGCCGCCGGCCTGGACACCCCCGAAGACCTTGAGCCCGAATACGTCAGCATCAACTCGCGCGGTCAGGTCGCGCTGACCCTGCAGGAGAACAACGGCATCGCCATCATCGACGGCAAGACCGGCACGGTCTCCTCGATCTTCACCGCGGGAACCCAGGCCGTCGACGGTATCGACACCGCCGAGGACGGCGCCATCGACCAGAGTGGTGCCATCGAGGCCGCCCCGCGCGAGCCCGACGCGATCGGCTGGATCGGCAACGATCATGTCGCGACCGCCAACGAAGGTGACTGGAAGGGTGGCACCCGCGGCTGGTCGGTCTTCGATGCGGCCACCGGCGAGGTGGTATGGGATGCCGGGAACTCCGTCGAGCAGCTCGCGGTTCGGACCGGCCTGCACATCGAGGGGCGCGCCGAGTCCAAAGGGCCCGAACCCGAGGGCCTGGCCATCGCCGAGATCGACGGGCGTCCAACGGCATTGGTAGCCTCCGAGCGGAGCAACTTCGTCGCCGCTTATGACGTGAGTGATCCGGCGGCCCCGGTGTTCCGGCAGATCCTGCCCACCACACCAGGACCGGAAGGCATCCTGGCCGTTCCCGCACGCAATCTGCTGGTCGTCTCGTCGGAGGCCGACGATGCCGAGAACCGGGTGCGGGCGTCGGTCACCATCTACGGCTACGGCGACGCCTTCGCCGCCGACGGCGGCAAGCCGGCGTTCCCCTCGATCATCTCGGGCGACCTCGACGGCGCCCCGATCGGATGGGGGGCGCTCGGCGCGCTCGCCGCGGACCCGGCCGCCCCGGAGCGGCTGTTCACCGCCACCGATATCGCCTACGGCCCGGCCCGCATCCTCAGCGTCGATCTGTCCAAGACGCCCGCGCTGATCGACAGCCAGCTCGTCGTCACCGAGGGCGGCAAGCCCGTCAGCCTCGACATCGAGGGAATCGCCGCGCGTCCAGACGGTTTCGTGCTCGCCGTGGAGGGCGAGGAGGGCACCGGCAACGAGCTGATCAACGTCGCCACCGACGGCAGCATCAAGGACCGGATCGCGCTGCGCGCCGAGATCACCGCGGAGCTGGGTGGGCAGGGTCTGGAGGGTGTCGCCGTCGATGGTGATCACGTGTGGGTGGCGCTGCAGCGTGAGCTGAAATCCGACCCGTCGGGTGTGGCCCGCATCGGCCGCTACAACCCGGCCGACAAGTCCTGGCAGTGGTTCGGCTATCAGCTGGATTCGACTGACGCCGAGGGCGATTGGATCGGATTGTCCGAGATCGCGGTACATGACGGCGCGTTGTTGGTGCTCGAGCGGGACAAGCTCAACGGGCCCGATGCCCGCGTCAAGGCCATCTACCGGGTGCAGATCCCCACCGAGGACGGGGTGAGCGGCACCGAGGTGCCGAAGGTGCTGCCCAAGACGCTGGCCCGGGACCTGCTGCCGGACCTGCAGGCCACCAGGGGATTCGTGCAGGAGAAGGTCGAAGGCTTCGCCGTTGCGGGCAACGGCAATCTGTACGTTGTCACCGACAATGACGGGCTCGAGGACGCCAACGGCGAGACCGTGTTCCTCGACCTGGGGCCGGCCGGAGAAGCGCTGCGCGGATAG
- a CDS encoding glycoside hydrolase produces MLSVGRNLLAANRGRWLAIAGSIIISAGVLYAQNAAPRPVGIPEAAAPGQASAEPAAPLLPTGAAQAPTEAELLAVSAPVDTRVLDFPLDAGVTPEQGLQVKTIWVARAISMMYPEITTIGGYRQDPLKWHPNGLAIDVMIPNHGSDAGIELGNQIAGLALANAERWGVIHVIWRQGFYPGIGAPSWTADYGSETLNHFDHIHIATDGGGYPTGRESYYLGSMKP; encoded by the coding sequence GTGCTCAGCGTGGGCAGAAACCTGTTAGCCGCGAACCGGGGACGGTGGTTGGCGATCGCCGGCTCCATCATCATCTCCGCAGGCGTGCTGTACGCCCAGAACGCGGCCCCGCGCCCGGTTGGCATTCCGGAGGCCGCCGCGCCCGGACAGGCGTCGGCCGAGCCCGCGGCGCCTCTGCTGCCCACCGGCGCCGCCCAGGCCCCCACCGAGGCCGAACTGTTGGCGGTCAGCGCACCGGTGGACACCCGGGTACTCGACTTCCCGCTCGACGCGGGCGTTACGCCCGAGCAGGGCCTGCAGGTCAAGACCATCTGGGTGGCCCGCGCCATCAGCATGATGTACCCCGAGATCACCACCATCGGCGGCTACCGCCAGGATCCGCTGAAGTGGCATCCCAACGGGCTGGCCATCGACGTGATGATCCCCAACCACGGCAGCGACGCGGGGATCGAACTCGGCAATCAGATCGCCGGACTCGCCCTGGCCAACGCCGAGCGCTGGGGCGTCATCCACGTCATCTGGCGGCAGGGCTTCTACCCGGGCATCGGCGCACCCAGCTGGACCGCCGATTACGGCTCGGAAACGCTGAACCACTTCGACCACATCCACATCGCGACCGATGGGGGCGGCTACCCCACCGGCCGCGAGTCCTACTACCTCGGTTCGATGAAGCCCTGA